From one Marinobacter sp. LV10MA510-1 genomic stretch:
- a CDS encoding chemotaxis protein CheV has product MAGVLDSVNQRTQMVGKNRLELLLFRLRGSQVYGINVFKVKEVLQCPKLFSIPSSLPVVRGVAYTRGATIPIIDLAMAIGMPAIPQEDLATSFVIITEYNRKTQGFLVSGVEGIVNMNWEDILPPPKGAGRDVYLTAVTKIDDKLVEIIDVEKVLSEVAPLKEDVGEGVLSRSAERVQGHLPVLVVDDSNVARRQIERCLKAIGMDAVIHNDGKQALDYLVEITADGSKATDHHSMMISDVEMPEMDGYTLVARCKENPLISELYIMLHTSLSGVFNKAMVQKVGADDFMAKFSPDELAERVMDIIDGK; this is encoded by the coding sequence ATGGCAGGTGTATTGGACAGCGTGAACCAGCGTACGCAGATGGTCGGGAAAAACCGGCTGGAGTTGCTATTGTTTCGGCTCCGCGGGAGCCAGGTGTATGGCATTAACGTGTTTAAGGTAAAAGAGGTGTTGCAGTGCCCTAAGCTGTTCAGCATTCCCAGCAGCCTACCGGTGGTTCGCGGCGTGGCGTACACACGCGGCGCGACTATTCCGATTATTGATCTGGCGATGGCGATTGGCATGCCGGCCATCCCTCAAGAAGATCTGGCCACCAGTTTTGTGATCATTACCGAGTACAATCGCAAAACCCAAGGCTTTCTGGTGAGTGGCGTGGAAGGCATTGTGAATATGAACTGGGAAGATATTCTGCCACCGCCTAAAGGCGCAGGCCGCGATGTGTACCTGACAGCCGTCACCAAAATTGACGACAAGCTGGTTGAAATCATCGATGTAGAGAAAGTTCTTTCGGAAGTGGCTCCACTGAAGGAAGACGTTGGTGAAGGTGTTCTCAGCCGCAGTGCCGAGAGGGTTCAAGGCCATCTTCCGGTGTTGGTGGTGGACGACTCGAATGTGGCCCGGCGGCAGATCGAGCGTTGCCTGAAAGCCATAGGCATGGACGCTGTTATCCACAATGACGGCAAGCAGGCTCTGGACTATCTGGTGGAGATCACCGCCGACGGCTCCAAAGCGACAGATCATCATTCGATGATGATTTCCGACGTTGAAATGCCTGAAATGGACGGCTATACACTGGTTGCGCGTTGTAAGGAAAATCCGCTGATCAGCGAGCTGTATATTATGCTGCATACGTCCCTGAGCGGGGTGTTTAACAAAGCGATGGTTCAGAAAGTGGGGGCGGACGATTTTATGGCGAAATTCAGTCCGGACGAACTGGCCGAGCGGGTTATGGATATTATTGATGGAAAATAA
- the flgA gene encoding flagellar basal body P-ring formation chaperone FlgA, translating to MRKHTLVIALLGLCLSSFALANSTAHDIHTAANLFLQQFATEQAAAGYEVSYESAKPDPRLSLAACSGPLNVHFNGDPWKSGQPSMLIECSGERPWRMYLGATVDIRGPALVASRPLARGERLRADMLSQRTVVVNASRRGTIVEAQSIIGMEVRRPINSGSLITPNLLAAPDAVERGDHVMITASSGSFTVRSRGKALANAAIGEQVLVENLQSSRTIKGRVTAPGQVLIPM from the coding sequence ATGCGCAAACACACTCTTGTCATTGCCCTGCTCGGCCTATGCCTAAGCTCGTTTGCGCTGGCAAACTCTACCGCACATGACATTCACACTGCGGCTAATCTGTTTTTGCAACAGTTTGCCACAGAACAGGCCGCTGCAGGCTATGAAGTCAGCTATGAAAGCGCAAAACCCGACCCCAGATTGTCATTGGCTGCCTGCAGTGGTCCGCTGAACGTTCATTTCAACGGTGATCCCTGGAAGTCCGGCCAGCCCTCTATGTTAATCGAGTGCAGCGGCGAGCGACCATGGCGCATGTATCTGGGTGCTACCGTAGACATTCGCGGACCGGCTTTGGTGGCTAGCCGCCCACTCGCCCGCGGCGAGCGCCTTCGCGCCGATATGTTAAGCCAGCGGACCGTTGTGGTGAATGCCAGCCGCCGTGGGACCATTGTCGAAGCGCAATCAATCATCGGCATGGAAGTTCGCCGGCCCATTAACAGTGGCTCGCTGATTACCCCGAATCTACTTGCGGCACCCGATGCCGTGGAGCGTGGCGACCATGTTATGATCACCGCCAGCAGCGGTTCTTTCACCGTGCGTTCGCGCGGAAAGGCCCTGGCCAATGCGGCGATTGGTGAGCAGGTGTTGGTGGAAAACCTGCAGTCTTCACGAACCATCAAAGGGCGGGTGACCGCGCCTGGCCAGGTGCTGATTCCGATGTAA
- a CDS encoding flagella synthesis protein FlgN, with product MAAIDDLKHLLAQDIRQLSAMADLLRDEKELLSTSDMKQLQALTDEKNAQLEQIRERAKLKIHALVAMGFRPESGNPSRFIAAAGLTELHQLWQQADQALTQCQQLNQNNGRVMAHMQKRLARLSDIVRGASSRQKLYGAGGQHTAVSSSTILASA from the coding sequence ATGGCCGCTATTGATGATCTGAAACACCTTCTTGCGCAGGATATCCGCCAGTTGTCTGCTATGGCGGATCTTTTGCGCGATGAAAAAGAACTGCTGTCCACCTCTGACATGAAACAGTTGCAGGCACTGACTGACGAAAAGAACGCCCAGCTGGAGCAAATTCGCGAACGCGCCAAGCTCAAGATTCACGCTTTGGTTGCTATGGGCTTTCGTCCTGAGAGCGGCAATCCTTCCCGCTTTATTGCCGCTGCTGGCTTGACCGAGCTTCACCAGCTTTGGCAACAGGCCGATCAGGCACTGACCCAGTGCCAGCAACTAAACCAGAACAACGGCCGGGTAATGGCCCACATGCAAAAACGCCTGGCCAGATTAAGTGATATAGTTCGCGGTGCTAGCAGCCGGCAAAAACTCTACGGCGCTGGTGGCCAGCATACGGCAGTGTCATCCAGTACTATTCTGGCCAGCGCCTGA
- a CDS encoding CheR family methyltransferase, producing MKSEITHQEYAAFKTFLQDASGILLGDNKQYLVKSRLRRILEDNQLVSLGELLDRLKRPGRNNLSEVVIDAMTTNETLWFRDNHPFRILQDILLPEFADRKMPQPLRIWSAACSTGQEPYSTAMVIEEYRRLRPGRLRDVKIVATDISKTVLDAARRGEYETIAIGRGLSPERQKQFFTAAVNGRWQIKPQIKAMVEYKEINLLERYLLGKFDIAMCRNVLIYFSAEHKRDILTRIHASLNPGGYLILGASESLTGLADLYEMVQCSPGIIYRKK from the coding sequence ATGAAATCTGAAATTACTCATCAGGAATACGCGGCGTTCAAAACCTTTCTGCAGGACGCATCCGGCATTCTGCTGGGTGACAATAAACAGTATCTGGTGAAAAGCCGGCTACGCCGGATTTTGGAAGACAATCAGCTTGTCTCTCTTGGGGAGTTACTTGATCGCCTGAAGCGTCCGGGCCGCAATAATCTGAGCGAGGTGGTTATAGACGCTATGACCACCAACGAAACTCTATGGTTTCGGGATAATCATCCGTTCCGCATTTTGCAGGATATTTTGCTGCCTGAGTTTGCTGACCGTAAGATGCCGCAGCCGTTACGCATCTGGTCGGCGGCCTGCTCTACCGGGCAGGAACCGTATTCCACTGCAATGGTGATCGAAGAGTATCGCCGCTTGCGGCCGGGGCGCCTGCGTGACGTGAAGATTGTCGCCACCGACATTTCCAAAACGGTGCTGGATGCGGCGCGTCGTGGCGAATATGAAACTATTGCTATTGGTCGGGGCTTGTCGCCGGAGCGGCAAAAACAGTTTTTTACCGCTGCTGTCAACGGCCGTTGGCAGATCAAACCACAGATAAAAGCGATGGTGGAGTATAAGGAAATCAACTTATTAGAGCGGTATCTTCTAGGCAAGTTTGATATCGCCATGTGCCGCAACGTGCTGATCTATTTCTCCGCGGAGCACAAGCGCGACATTCTTACCCGTATTCACGCGTCCTTGAACCCAGGCGGCTATCTTATACTGGGTGCATCGGAATCCCTCACCGGATTAGCGGACCTGTACGAAATGGTCCAGTGCAGTCCGGGTATTATCTACCGAAAAAAATAA
- the flgM gene encoding flagellar biosynthesis anti-sigma factor FlgM, translating into MSVDFNGINQSQINTQRPTADKAGNAAKTATAEKAAAQSTQARGENVNLSTQARDLKQLEQKLGDFPEMDDERISQIRSALEDGSYKVDAQQLAQKMLDMDKSIFG; encoded by the coding sequence ATGTCCGTTGACTTCAATGGAATCAACCAAAGCCAAATCAACACCCAGCGCCCCACCGCCGATAAAGCCGGCAACGCGGCCAAAACCGCAACGGCAGAGAAGGCCGCAGCCCAAAGCACGCAGGCCCGCGGTGAGAATGTTAATTTGAGCACTCAGGCCCGCGATCTTAAACAGCTAGAGCAGAAACTGGGCGACTTCCCGGAAATGGACGATGAGCGGATCTCTCAGATTCGCAGCGCCCTGGAAGATGGCAGTTACAAGGTAGACGCTCAACAATTGGCCCAGAAAATGCTTGATATGGATAAAAGCATATTCGGGTGA
- a CDS encoding peptidylprolyl isomerase yields the protein MPAVKRFFPAFCFSVLTATCALVGTANADDSASEFSNQDLVKVDVITSEGQFTLQLRPDVAPDTVANFLEYVRSSYYDDTVFHRVIPGFMIQGGGFTEQLQRKKTRPPIRNEATGSLPNLRGTLAMARTNAPDSATAQFFVNLTDNDFLNPNSRSAGYAVFGKVVSGMGVIDAIANVQTGSRQGMNDVPLQAVTIESMSIVNSSDQ from the coding sequence ATGCCCGCTGTAAAACGTTTTTTTCCTGCATTTTGCTTTTCCGTTCTGACCGCAACCTGCGCTCTGGTGGGCACCGCTAACGCTGATGATAGCGCCAGCGAATTCAGCAATCAGGATCTGGTCAAAGTGGATGTCATCACCTCCGAAGGCCAATTTACACTTCAGTTGAGGCCAGACGTCGCACCGGACACAGTGGCCAATTTTCTGGAATACGTGCGTTCGAGTTATTATGATGACACCGTATTTCATCGGGTAATTCCAGGGTTCATGATTCAAGGCGGTGGGTTTACCGAACAGCTGCAGCGCAAGAAAACCCGGCCGCCCATCCGTAACGAGGCCACCGGCTCCCTGCCAAACCTGCGTGGCACCCTTGCCATGGCGCGCACCAATGCGCCGGATTCGGCAACCGCCCAATTTTTTGTCAACCTGACCGATAACGACTTCCTTAACCCCAACTCGCGCAGTGCTGGTTACGCGGTCTTTGGCAAGGTTGTTTCCGGTATGGGCGTTATTGATGCCATTGCCAATGTACAAACCGGGTCACGCCAGGGCATGAATGATGTTCCGCTTCAGGCGGTTACGATTGAAAGCATGTCGATTGTTAATTCCAGTGATCAATGA